A window of Tachyglossus aculeatus isolate mTacAcu1 chromosome 26, mTacAcu1.pri, whole genome shotgun sequence genomic DNA:
CCGGAGCAAAACCATCGTCATAGTTATAATTTTTTCCCAGAGCGAAACCATCGTCACAGTTGTTATAACTTTTTCCCAGAGCAAAACCGTCACAGTTGTTATAACTTTTTTCCAGAGCGAAACCATCGTCATAGTTGTTATAACTTTTTTCCCGGAGCAAAACCATCGTCATAGTTATAATTTTTTCCCAGAGCGAAACCATCGTCACAGTTGTTATAACTTTTTCCCAGAGCAAAACCGTCACAGTTGTTATAACTTTTTTCCGGAGCGAAACCATCGTCACAGTTGTTATAACGTTTTTCTCAGAGCGAAACCATCATCATAGTTGTTATAACTTTTTCCCAGAGCGAAACCGTCTTAGTTGTTATAATTTTTTCCCAGAGCAAAACCATCATCATAGTTATAATTTTTTCCCCAAGCGAAACCATCGTCATAGTTGTTATAACTTTTTTCCAGAGCAAAACCATCGTCATAGTTGTTACTATGTTGCTCCAGTCCTCTTCCCCGCAAAAGTTTTTCCCACGTCCATTCCGCTGGCGGGGAGCGTGGCccggagagcagaggaaaaagctCTCTGAGGGGGTGTTCCCCACGGGGGTCCCTCGAAccatttttataatttttttccaGACCATCGTCATAATTGTTATAACTTTTGTCCGGAGCGAAACCATCGTCATAGTTGTTATAACTTTTTCCCGAAGCAAAACCATCATCATAGTTATAACTTTTTCCCAGAGTGAAACCGTCATAGTTGTTATAACTTTTTTCCGGAGTGAAACCATCGTCATAATTGTTATAATTTTTTTCCGGAGTGAAACCATCGTCATAGTTGTTATAACTTTTTCCCAGAGCAAAACCATCGTCATAGTTGTTATAACTTTTTTCCAGAGCgaaaccatcatcataattataacgTTTTTCCAGAGCGAAACCATCGTCATAGTTGTTATAACTTTTTCCCAGAGCGAAACCACCGTCATAGTTGTTATAATTTTTTCCCAGAGCGAAACCATCGTCATAGTTGTTATAATTTTTTCCCAGAGCGAAACCATCGTCATTTTTCCCAGAGCGAAACCATCGTCATAGTTGTTATGATTTTTTCCCAGAGCGAAACCATCGTCATAGTTGTTATAACTTTTTCCCGAAGCAAAACCATCATCATAGTTATAACTTTTTCCCAGAGTGAAACCGTCATAGTTGTTATAACTTTTTTCCGGAGTGAAACCATCGTCATAATTGTTATAATTTTTTTCCGGAGTGAAACCATCGTCATAGTTGTTATAACTTTTTCCCAGAGCAAAACCATCGTCATAGTTGTTATAACTTTTTTCCAGAGCgaaaccatcatcataattataacgTTTTTCCAGAGCGAAACCATCGTCATAGTTGTTATAACTTTTTCCCAGAGCGAAACCACCGTCATAGTTGTTATAATTTTTTCCCAGAGCGAAACCATCGTCATAGTTGTTATAATTTTTTCCCAGAGCGAAACCATCGTCATTTTTCCCAGAGCGAAACCATCGTCATAGTTGTTATGATTTTTTCCCAGAGCGAAACCATCGTCATAGTTGTTATAACTTTTTCCCGAAGCAAAACCATCATCATAGTTATAACTTTTTCCCAGAGTGAAACCGTCATAGTTGTTATAACTTTTTTCCGGAGTGAAACCATCGTCATAATTGTTATAATTTTTTTCCGGAGTGAAACCATCGTCATAGTTGTTATAACTTTTTCCCAGAGCAAAACCATCGTCATAGTTGTTATAACTTTTTTCCAGAGCgaaaccatcatcataattataacgTTTTTCCAGAGCGAAACCATCGTCATAGTTGTTATAACTTTTTCCCAGAGCGAAACCACCGTCATAGTTGTTATAATTTTTTCCCAGAGCGAAACCATCGTCATAGTTGTTATAATTTTTTCCCAGAGCGAAACCATCGTCATTTTTCCCAGAGCGAAACCATCGTCATAGTTGTTATGATTTTTTCCCAGAGCGAAACCATCGTCATAGTTGTTATAACTTTTTCCCGAAGCAAAACCATCATCATAGTTATAACTTTTTCCCAGAGTGAAACCGTCATAGTTGTTATAACTTTTTTCCGGAGTGAAACCATCGTCATAATTGTTATAATTTTTTTCCGGAGTGAAACCATCGTCATAGTTGTTATAACTTTTTCCCAGAGCAAAACCATCGTCATAGTTGTTATAACTTTTTTCCAGAGCgaaaccatcatcataattataacgTTTTTCCAGAGCGAAACCATCGTCATAGTTGTTATAACTTTTTCCCAGAGCGAAACCACCGTCATAGTTGTTATAATTTTTTCCCAGAGCGAAACCATCGTCATAGTTGTTATAATTTTTTCCCAGAGCGAAACCATCGTCATTTTTCCCAGAGCGAAACCATCGTCATAGTTGTTATGATTTTTTCCCAGAGCGAAACCATCGTCATAGTTGTTATAACTTTTTCCCGAAGCAAAACCATCATCATAGTTATAACTTTTTCCCAGAGTGAAACCGTCATAGTTGTTATAACTTTTTTCCGGAGTGAAACCATCGTCATAATTGTTATAATTTTTTTCCGGAGTGAAACCATCGTCATAGTTGTTATAACTTTTTCCCAGAGCAAAACCATCGTCATAGTTGTTATAACTTTTTTCCAGAGCgaaaccatcatcataattataacgTTTTTCCAGAGCGAAACCATCGTCATAGTTGTTATAACTTTTTCCCAGAGCGAAACCACCGTCATAGTTGTTATAATTTTTTCCCAGAGCGAAACCATCGTCATAGTTGTTATAATTTTTTCCCAGAGCGAAACCATCGTCATTTTTCCCAGAGCGAAACCATCGTCATAGTTGTTATGATTTTTTCCCAGAGCGAAACCATCGTCATAGTTGTTATAACTTTTTCCCGAAGCAAAACCATCATCATAGTTATAACTTTTTCCCAGAGTGAAACCGTCATAGTTGTTATAACTTTTTTCCGGAGTGAAACCATCGTCATAATTGTTATAATTTTTTTCCGGAGTGAAACCATCGTCATAGTTGTTATAACTTTTTCCCAGAGCAAAACCATCGTCATAGTTGTTATAACTTTTTTCCAGAGCgaaaccatcatcataattataacgTTTTTCCAGAGCGAAACCATCGTCATAGTTGTTATAACTTTTTCCCAGAGCGAAACCACCGTCATAGTTGTTATAATTTTTTCCCAGAGCGAAACCATCGTCATAGTTGTTATAATTTTTTCCCAGAGCGAAACCATCGTCATTTTTCCCAGAGCGAAACCATCGTCATAGTTGTTATGATTTTTTCCCAGAGCGAAACCATCGTCATAGTTGTTATAACTTTTTCCCGAAGCAAAACCATCATCATAGTTATAACTTTTTCCCAGAGTGAAACCGTCATAGTTGTTATAACTTTTTTCCGGAGTGAAACCATCGTCATAATTGTTATAATTTTTTTCCGGAGTGAAACCATCGTCATAGTTGTTATAACTTTTTCCCAGAGCAAAACCATCGTCATAGTTGTTATAACTTTTTTCCAGAGCgaaaccatcatcataattataacgTTTTTCCAGAGCGAAACCATCGTCATAGTTGTTATAACTTTTTCCCAGAGCGAAACCACCGTCATAGTTGTTATAATTTTTTCCCAGAGCGAAACCATCGTCATAGTTGTTATAATTTTTTCCCAGAGCGAAACCATCGTCATTTTTCCCAGAGCGAAACCATCATCATAGTTGTTATGATTTTTTCCCAGAGCGAAACCATCGTCATAGTTGTTATAATTTTTTTCCAGAGCGAAACCATCGTCATGGTTGTTATAATTTTTTTCCAGAGCGAAACCATCGTCATAATCGTCGTAATTTTTTCCCAGAAATCACACGTTTCAGTCTTTAAAGCTGAACCCCAAATTCCTGTCTTTATGTGGCGTGCCAAGCCCAGATCCTTCACCCGCCGAGTCTTATTTGGACAACGGGGATGTCCAGAACCAAACTGGAAAAAAATTTATGCCcttagctcatgggcagggagaaAGCTATTGTCTAATCAAACCAATGTCAATATTTCTTTGAGCACATTAAAGGGCGTGAACAAATTTCTGAGCAGGTGTGTGTTTCTTTTGTGACTCCTTATCACATAATCGTTGCTGTTCACATTCGAAGCAgacgggagataataataataataatgatggcatttgttaagcacttactacgtgaaaagcgctgttctaagcgctgggggggatacaaggtgatcaggttgtcccacgcggggttcacagtcatcatccccattttacagatgagggaactgaggctcagagaatttaagtgacttgcccaaggtcacacagcagacatgtggcggagccgggattcgaacccatgaacgctcaataaatacgattgattgattgatatgttgccaacttgtacttcccaagcgcttagtacagtgctctgcacacaataagcgctcaataaatacgattgattgatatttgtacagatttattactctattttgcttgtacatatttactattccatttattttgttaatgatgcgcatataactttaattctatttgttctgacaattttgacacccgtctacatgttttgttttgttgtctgtcacccccttctagattgggagcccgttgttgggtaggggctgtctctatatgttgccaacttggacttcccaagcgcttagtacagtgctctgcacacagtaagcgctcaatatgattgattgattgacctctgactccaaagcccgggctctttccactgagccacgctgcttctctgcgaagCAGAGATGAACTTAGGCATCAcccttgagaaacagcgtggtctaggggacggggcagaggcttgggagttagaaggacctgggttctaatcccagttctgcctccttttttttttaatggtatttgttaagcgcttactatgttccaggcaccgttctaagcgctagggtagatacaaggtaatcaggtgggacacggtccatgtcccaaacaaggctcacggtcttaatcctgattttacagatgaggcaactgaggcccgaataataataataataatgatgatgatgataataataataataataataatggcattaagcgcttactatgtgcaaagcactgttctaagcgctcgggaggatacaaggtgaccaggttgtcccgcagggggctcccaggcttaatccccattttccagatgaggcaactgaggcccagagaagtgaagtggcttgcccagagtcacccagctgacaattggcggagccgggatttgaacccatgacctctgactccaaagcccgggctcattccactgagccacgccctaaAACGGCCCCCGCGTGCCTACCCAGAGGCTCTGGGCATGATgtgccctcctccccgccttacctccttcccctccccacagcacctgtgtatgtttgtacgcatttattaccctatttatttattttacttgtacatatttattctacttattttgtcaatctgttctgttttgttgtctgtctcccccttctagcctgtgagcccgctgttgggtagggaccgtctctagatgtggccaacttggacttcccaagcacttactacggtgctctgcacacagtaagcgctcaataaatactattgaatgaatgaatatttatttattttacttgtacatatttacctattctatttcattttgttaacatgctttgttttgttctgtctcccccttctagcctgtgagcctgctgttgggtagggaccgtctctcgatgtggccaacttggacttcccaagcgcttactacggtgctctgcacacagtaagcgctcaataaagactattgaatgaatgaatgaatatttatttatttattttacttgtacatatttacctattctattttattttgtcaatctgttctgttttgttctctgtctcccccttctagcctgtgagcccgctgttgggtagggaccgtctctagatgtggccaacttggacttcccaagcgcttactacggtgctctgcacacagtaagcgctcagtaaatactactgactgaatgaatatttatttattttacttgtacatatttaccaattctattttattttgttaatatgctttgttttgttttctgtctcccccttctagcctgtgagcccgctgttgggtagggaccggctctcgatgtggccaacttggacttcccaagcgcttactacggtgctctgcacacagtaagcgctcagtaaatactattgaatgaatgaatatttatttattttacttgtacatatttacctattctattttattttgttaatatgctttgttttgttctctgtctcccccttctagcctgtgagcccgctgttgggtaggggctgtctctagatgtggccaacttggacttcccaagcgcttactatggtgctctgcacacagtaagcgctcagtaaatactactgaatgaatgaatatttatttattttacttgtacatatttaccaattctattttattttgttaatatgctttgttttgttttctgtctcccccttctagcctgtgagcccgctgttgggtagggaccggctctcgatgtggccaacttggacttcccaagcgcttactacggtgctctgcacacagtaagcgctcagtaaatactattgaatgaatgaatatttatttattttacttgtacatatttacctattctattttattttgttaatatgctttgttttgttctctgtctcccccttctagcctgtgagcccgctgttgggtaggggctgtctctagatgtggccaacttggacttcccaagcgcttactatggtgctctgcacacagtaagcgctcaataaatacgattggacgaatgaatcagtgaatgtgCCCACCCCGGATTCTGGTGTGCCCTGCAAATTTTCCTTTTTCAGCAAAGACGAGCAGTGGGAATAAGCCACCTCTCTCCGGCTGAAACGCCCCGGGAGGGTGGGAATCCACTCAGGGCGAGGTTGGCAAACAGACTTCCTTCCCTGACGCTAACTGGGACGCCTGACTTCTGGACCCAATCAAACCCTAAATAAAGTTAATTAACAGCTGCCCTCGTCCCTCGTTATGGTTATTGCAGGGTGCAGCAACCAGCCGGGAAGCGAGTGCGAGCAGGTGGGTGAGGGAGAGGTCACCACTGCCTGCGTCGCATCCttcccttagaataataataattttggtatttattaagcgcttactatgcgcaaagcactagttctaagcgctggggaggatacaaggtgatcaggtggtcccacggggggctcacaatcttaatcccccttttccagatgaggtaactgaggcccagagaagtgcctaaggtcacatggcagaagcGGCGGaacctggattaataataataataataatgttggcagttgttgagcgcttactttcattcattcgttcagtcgtatttattgagcgcttactgtgtgcagagcactgtactaagcgcttgggaagtccaggttggcaacatatagagacggtcccgacccaacagcgggctctcagtctagaagggggtgccaagcactgttctaagcgctggggaggatacgaggtgatcaaggatgagcatggcgtagtgggctTGGGTGTCtgaaggtgatgggttcgaatccggctccatcacttgtctgctgggctcgtgtgcctcagttccctcatctgtaaaatgaggaataagactgtgagccctatgcgggacagggactgtgtccactccgattggcttggttttttttttttttgacatttattaagcacttactatgtgcaaagcactgttctaagcgctggggggatacaaggtcatgaggatggcccacgtggggctcacagtcttcatccccattttacagacgagggaactgaggcccagagaagtgaagtgacttgcccaaagtcacacagctgacaagcggcggagccgggatttgaacccatgacctctgactccaaagcccctgctcttttccactgagccacgctgcttgtatccaccccagcgcttggtacagtgcctggcacataggaagcgcttaataaatgccgtaattaaaaaccagcgcttagaacagtgcaaagcacatagtaagcgcttcaccgtggctcagcggaaagagcccgggctttggagtcagaggtcgtgggttcaaaactcgactctgccagttgtcagctgtgtgactttgggcaagtcacttcacttctctgggcctcagttccctcatctggaaaatggggatgaagactgtgagccccctgtgggacaacctgatcaccttgtaacccgcccagcgcttagaaccgtgctttgcacatagtaagcgcttaataaatgccattattattattattataaatgccatcatgattattataaggttgtcccacgtggagctcacagtcttaatccccattttccagatgagggaactgaggcacagagaagtgaaatgacttgcccaaagtcacacagctgacaagtggcgggggcgggattagaacccaggtccttccagctcccaggaatgggctctatccactaggccatgctgcttctcccgtgggagggagggcaagggaggCAAATCTAATCAGCCTCTAATCTAATctcatctaatctaatctaatctaatcaatttggctcagtggaaagagcccggactttggagtcagaggtcatgggttcaaatcccggctccgccaattgtcagctgggtgactttgggcaagtcacttcacttctctgggcctcagtgacctcatctgtcaaatggggattaagactgggagccccaagtgggacaacctgatcaccttgtgcttagaacagtgccttcccttccccacagcacctgtctatatgtatatatgtttgtacatatttgttactctatttattttacttgtacatatctattctatttattttattttgttagtatgtttggttttgttctctgtctcccccttttagactgtgagcccactgttgggtagggactgtctctatgtgctgccaacttgtacttcccaagcgcttagtacagtgctctgcacatagtaagcgctcagtaaatacgattgacgatgatgatgatgctttgcacatagtaagcgcgtaacaaataccatcattatcattatagtaggagagcagggaagtgaggtaggagggggcaaggggatcataaaatatgataaaaaaataagtagctgaagataataataatgttggtatttgttaagcgcttaccatgtgccaagcactgttctaagcgctgggggggatacaaggtgatcaaggttgtcccgcatggggctcacagtcttaatcccttttttacagatgagggaactgaggcacagaggagtgaagtgacttgcccaaagtcacacagctgacccaaggccttcccagactgagccgcctccttcctctccccctctccatcccccccgccttacctccttcccctccccacagcacctgtatatatatatatatatatatatatatatatatatatatgtatatttgtacgtatttattactctattttacttgtacatatttattctatttattttatttggtttctatgttttgttctctgtccccccccttctagactgcgagcccgctgttgggtagggaccgtctctctatgttgccgacttggacttcccaagcgctcagtccagtgctctgcacacagtaagcgctcaataaatcatcatcatcatcatcaatcgtatttattgagcgcttactatgtgcagagcactggactaagcgcttgggaaggacaaattggcaacatatacgacggaatgaatgaatggaaaggccccatccctcccttctgtaCTCTGGTCCTCTTCCAAGGGTGTCTTGACTGGTGGAATTGTAGTGACTCCTGTTGGCTAGGGAAGCCTAGAATACATGGCAGGGGGCTCCCGAAGGAAAGGCaaacaagtcatttaataataacaataataataataataatggtggtatttgttaagcgcttactatgtgcaaagcactgttctaagcgctggggggctacaataataataataataatagtggtatttgttaaacgcttactatgtgcaaagcactgttctaagcgctgggggactacaataataataataatagtggtatttgttaagcgcttactatgtgcaaagcactgttctaagcgctgggggggctacaataataataatggtggtatttgttaagcgcttactatgtgcaaagcactgttctaagcgctgggggggctacaataataataatagtggtatttgttaaacgcttactatgtgcaaagcactgttctaagcgctggggggatacaataataatgaaggtggtatttgttaagcgcttactatgtgcaaagcactgttctaagcgctggggggctacaataataataatagtggtatttgttaaatgcttactatgtgcaaagcactgttctaagtgctggggggatacaataataataaaggtggtatttgttaagcgcttactatgtgcaaagcactgttctaagcgctgggggggctacaataataataatggtggtatttgttaagcgcttactatgtgcaaagcactgttctaagcgctgggggggctacaataataataataatagtggtatttgttaagcgcttactatgtgcaaagcactgttctaagcgctggggggctacaataataataatagtggtatttgttaaacgcttactatgtgcaaagcactgttctaagtgctgggggggctacaataataataatagtggtatttgttaagcacttactatgtgcaaagcactgttctaagcgctgggggggctacaataataataatggtggtatttgttaagcgcttactatgtgcaaagcactgttctaagcgctgggggggctacaataataataataatagtggtatttgttaagcgcttactatgtgcaaagcactgttctaagcgctgggggggctacaataataataataatagtggtatttgttaagcgcttactatgtgcaaagcactgttctaagcgctggggggctacaataataataatagtggtatttgttaaacgcttactatgtgcaaagcactgttctaagcgctgggggatacaataataataataataatagtggtatttgttaagcgcttactatgtgcaaagcactgttctaagcgctggggggggatacaaggtgatcaggttgtcccatggggcagatgagggaactgaggcccagagaagtgaggcgacttgcccaaagtcacccagctgacaagcggcggagctgggatttgaacccacgacctctttctccaaagcccgggctctttccactgagccacgctgcttctccaacaaggtgatcaggttgttccacggggggctcacagtcttcatccccattttccagatgagggaactgaggcacagagaagt
This region includes:
- the LOC119945862 gene encoding uncharacterized protein LOC119945862; amino-acid sequence: MLLQSSSPQKFFPRPFRWRGAWPGEQRKKLSEGVFPTGVPRTIFIIFFQTIVIIVITFVRSETIVIVVITFSRSKTIIIVITFSQSETVIVVITFFRSETIVIIVIIFFRSETIVIVVITFSQSKTIVIVVITFFQSETIIIIITFFQSETIVIVVITFSQSETTVIVVIIFSQSETIVIVVIIFSQSETIVIVVITFSQSKTIVIVVITFFQSETIIIIITFFQSETIVIVVITFSQSETTVIVVIIFSQSETIVIVVIIFSQSETIVIVVITFSQSKTIVIVVITFFQSETIIIIITFFQSETIVIVVITFSQSETTVIVVIIFSQSETIVIVVIIFSQSETIVIVVITFSQSKTIVIVVITFFQSETIIIIITFFQSETIVIVVITFSQSETTVIVVIIFSQSETIVIVVIIFSQSETIVIVVITFSQSKTIVIVVITFFQSETIIIIITFFQSETIVIVVITFSQSETTVIVVIIFSQSETIVIVVIIFSQSETIVIVVITFSQSKTIVIVVITFFQSETIIIIITFFQSETIVIVVITFSQSETTVIVVIIFSQSETIVIVVIIFSQSETIVIVVITFSQSKTIVIVVITFFQSETIIIIITFFQSETIVIVVITFSQSETTVIVVIIFSQSETIVIVVIIFSQSETIVIFPRAKPSS